One window of the Nicotiana tabacum cultivar K326 chromosome 4, ASM71507v2, whole genome shotgun sequence genome contains the following:
- the LOC107766489 gene encoding dirigent protein 22-like: MGKPTIIIHLIILSVLLMLTAMPVVHALDKSPKAVGRWFKKLDNAKQKTTKLHFYFHDLATGGKNETSSVIAQATNITSQSPFLFGILRMIDDPLTVGPELSSKRVGSAQGIYGSAAMNEFGLLMNFNFVFTDGPYNGSTLSLLGRNAISNEYREMPIVGGSGVFRLARGIATAKTYFANFTVAIVEYHVIVLHY, translated from the coding sequence ATGGGGAAACCAACAATCATTATTCACCTGATAATATTGTCAGTGCTACTAATGTTGACGGCCATGCCTGTAGTTCATGCTCTTGACAAAAGCCCAAAAGCAGTTGGACGATGGTTTAAAAAGCTTGATAATGCAAAGCAGAAGACGACCAAGCTTCATTTCTACTTTCATGACTTAGCTACTGGTGGAAAGAACGAAACATCATCAGTAATTGCTCAAGCCACCAACATCACGTCTCAGTCACCGTTCTTGTTTGGCATACTCAGAATGATAGATGACCCATTGACCGTAGGACCAGAGCTGAGTTCCAAAAGAGTGGGTTCAGCTCAAGGAATATATGGTTCAGCAGCAATGAATGAATTTGGTCTGCTTATGAACTTCAATTTTGTGTTCACAGATGGACCTTACAATGGTAGCACTCTGAGTTTGCTTGGTAGAAACGCAATATCAAATGAATACAGGGAGATGCCAATAGTTGGTGGTTCTGGAGTTTTCAGGCTAGCTCGGGGCATTGCCACTGCCAAGACCTATTTTGCTAACTTTACTGTCGCTATTGTTGAGTATCATGTCATTGTACTTCATTATTAA